One stretch of Zingiber officinale cultivar Zhangliang chromosome 6B, Zo_v1.1, whole genome shotgun sequence DNA includes these proteins:
- the LOC121988864 gene encoding zinc finger Ran-binding domain-containing protein 2-like, with amino-acid sequence MSRWPGDWNCSTCQHHNFSRRDTCQHCGFSRSGCGGDLLVGGFGGGSSFAFSTAAAAAAVEVRPGDWYCFCGGHNFASRSNCHKCGGIKESSAVGCFDVAAGNDAPSPRAPAEWKSGDWLCTRSGCNQHNFASRRECFRCKAPRGGGILH; translated from the exons ATGAGCAGGTGGCCGGGCGACTGGAACTGCAGCACGTGCCAGCATCACAATTTCAGCCGCCGCGACACGTGCCAGCATTGCGGCTTCTCGAGGTCCGGATGCGGCGGTGACCTCCTCGTGGGCGGTTTCGGCGGGGGCTCCTCTTTCGCCTTctccaccgccgccgccgccgccgccgtcgaaGTCCGGCCCGGCGACTGGTACTGCTTCTGCGGCGGCCACAACTTCGCCAGCCGCTCGAACTGCCACAAGTGCGGCGGAATCAAGGAGTCCTCCGCCGTCGGGTGCTTCGACGTCGCCGCCGGCAATGACGCGCCTAGCCCGCGCGCTCCCGCCGAATGGAAGTCCGGCGACTGGCTGTGCACGAG gtCTGGCTGCAATCAGCACAACTTTGCGAGCAGGAGGGAATGTTTTCGCTGCAAGGCACCGAGGGGAGGTG GAATCCTGCATTAA
- the LOC121988866 gene encoding ABC transporter C family member 3-like isoform X1 yields the protein MSIVSFVAMPADAASSILQPVVVHGFFVSIHLLFLVALAFFWIKTATKHAGSAKLITERRKSLFRGLLISTSAAVGVFYLSLCVLTFLWYKDGRRWQRDQAVALSDTALRAVTWLATAAYLTVGLRSPRFPIFLRIWWGLFLFISCSSLAVDFVYLRKRAVLSIPAWAFDIGSAFSALIMTSVAFFGNTREAEGVSDVEEPLLNGVSANAESVTGNISLFANAGFLSSLTFYWIGPLLTVGNRKTLDLADVPQLEARDSINGVFPVFKSNLESCSITGGTSSVATFQLAKALLLTSWQQVAITAIYAIVYTFATYVGPYLIDFLVRYLNGDPLFAGAGYWLVAAFIAGKLLECLSQRHWFFRLQQAGIRTRAALVAMIYQKGLILSSRSKQSRSSGEIINLMSVDADRIGLFSWYMHDLWMVPLQVALALLILYANLGLASVASLVATVLVMLANVPLGKMQEKYQEKVMECKDTRMKATSEILRNMRILKLQGWEMRFLSKIIKLRENEESWLKKFVYTSAMTTFVFWGAPIFVAVITFGFCMLVGIPLSSGKVLSALATFRVLQEPIYNLPDTISMIIQTKVSLDRIASFLRLEELHSDISERLPSGTSEIAVEVVNGTFSWNHSSDSPTLNDLNFKVLRGMKVAVCGIVGSGKSSLLSSLLGEVPKISGSVRLCGSTAYVPQSPWIQSGKIQDNILFGKEMDREKYDKVLEACSLKKDLEILAFGDQTVIGERGINLSGGQKQRIQIARALYHDADIFLFDDPFSAVDAHTGTHLFKECLLGHLASKTVIYVTHQVEFLPSADLVLCMKDGRVVQEGKYYDMLKSGTEFRELVGAHKDALAALDSIELDSDAPDNNAQVGNTGTKIGLGSPSLGINSDTQNGKADETYSQKGQLVQEEEREKGRVGFWVYWKYVTMAYGGALVPLILLAQVLFQVLQIGSNYWMAWAAPVSEDEQPPVSGSTLIYVYVALAVGSSFCVLMRVMLLVTAGYKTATLLFNKLHNCIFRASMSFFDSTPSGRILNRASTDQNAVDTDIPTRIGAVAFNFIQLVGIVAVMSQIAWQVFIVFIPVIATCLWYQNYYIGTARELSRLNGVCKAPIIQHFSETLSGSTTIRSFDQNQRFINTNFNLSDQFSRPKFHTAAAMEWLCFRLDMLSSLMFAFSLVFLISMPRGVIDPGISGLAVTYGLNLNMLLAWVIWNLCQLENTMISVERILQYMAIDSEPPLSIESNKLDSNWPSIGEIELHNLQVRYRQNMPLVLRGLTCTFPGGMKTGIVGRTGSGKSTLIQALFRIIDPTVGQIVIDGIDISTVGLHDLRSRLSIIPQDPTMFEGTVRSNLDPLEEYKDEEIWKALDSCQLGEEVRKKELKLDSEVTENGENWSVGQRQLVCLGRVILKKSKVLVLDEATASVDTATDSVIQRTLRHQFSESTVITIAHRITSVLDSDMVLLLDNGVIVEHDTPARLLENKSSLFAKLVAEYTMRSSSSFDDLTI from the exons ATGTCGATTGTTTCATTTGTTGCCATGCCCGCCGATGCGGCGTCGTCGATTTTGCAGCCCGTCGTCGTCCATGGCTTTTTCgtctccatccatctcctcttccTCGTCGCCTTAGCCTTCTTCTGGATCAAAACTGCCACAAAGCACGCCGGCAGCGCCAAACTAATAACAGAGCGTCGCAAGTCTCTGTTCCGGGGATTGCTGATCTCGACAAGCGCCGCCGTCGGTGTGTTTTATCTTTCTCTTTGCGTGCTCACCTTCTTGTGGTACAAGGACGGACGGCGATGGCAGCGTGATCAGGCAGTCGCTCTCAGCGACACCGCCCTCCGAGCCGTCACTTGGCTCGCCACCGCCGCTTACCTCACCGTCGGTCTCCGCTCTCCCCGATTTCCGATTTTCCTTCGGATCTGGTGGGGATTGTTCCTGTTTATATCGTGTTCCTCCCTCGCCGTCGATTTCGTCTACCTGAGAAAACGAGCTGTTTTGTCCATTCCCGCATGGGCGTTTGATATCGGTTCCGCCTTCTCGGCTCTTATTATGACTTCCGTCGCCTTCTTTGGGAACACCCGTGAGGCGGAAGGGGTGTCTGATGTCGAGGAGCCGCTGTTGAACGGCGTCTCTGCAAATGCAGAGAGTGTCACAGGGAACATCTCTTTGTTCGCTAATGCTGGGTTCCTCAGCTCACTTACCTTCTATTGGATCGGCCCGCTACTCACCGTCGGCAACCGGAAAACCCTCGACCTCGCCGACGTGCCGCAGCTGGAGGCACGCGATAGCATTAACGGTGTCTTTCCGGTCTTCAAAAGCAACCTCGAGTCCTGCTCCATCACCGGCGGCACTTCTTCCGTAGCCACATTCCAGCTGGCCAAGGCGTTGCTTCTCACCTCGTGGCAGCAAGTGGCGATCACGGCCATTTATGCGATCGTGTACACCTTCGCCACCTACGTGGGCCCCTATCTTATCGACTTCCTCGTTCGCTACCTCAACGGCGACCCTCTGTTCGCAGGCGCCGGCTACTGGCTGGTGGCTGCCTTCATCGCGGGGAAGCTCCTGGAGTGCCTCTCGCAGCGCCACTGGTTCTTCCGGTTACAGCAAGCTGGAATCAGAACCCGCGCCGCCCTCGTCGCCATGATCTACCAAAAGGGGCTCATCCTGTCGAGTCGGTCGAAGCAGAGCCGGTCCAGCGGCGAGATCATCAACCTGATGAGCGTCGACGCCGACCGAATCGGTCTCTTCAGCTGGTACATGCACGATCTCTGGATGGTTCCGTTGCAGGTCGCGCTCGCCTTGCTCATATTGTACGCCAATTTAGGCCTCGCTTCTGTCGCCTCTCTGGTGGCCACGGTCCTTGTAATGCTGGCCAATGTGCCTCTCGGGAAGATGCAGGAGAAGTACCAGGAGAAGGTGATGGAGTGCAAGGATACGAGAATGAAGGCGACGTCGGAGATCTTGAGGAACATGAGAATTCTCAAGCTGCAAGGATGGGAGATGAGGTTCTTGTCAAAAATAATCAAGCTGAGGGAGAACGAGGAAAGCTGGTTGAAGAAGTTCGTCTACACGTCGGCCATGACAACCTTTGTCTTCTGGGGCGCGCCGATTTTTGTGGCAGTGATCACTTTTGGATTCTGCATGCTTGTGGGGATTCCCTTATCATCAGGGAAGGTTCTGTCGGCGCTAGCAACTTTTAGAGTGTTGCAAGAGCCCATCTACAACCTGCCTGACACAATATCCATGATCATCCAGACCAAGGTTTCTCTTGATCGAATTGCTTCATTCTTACGCCTCGAAGAGTTGCACTCTGATATTTCAGAGAGGCTTCCAAGTGGCACATCGGAGATTGCAGTGGAAGTGGTAAATGGAACCTTCTCGTGGAATCACTCTTCGGATTCTCCGACCTTGAATGATTTAAACTTCAAGGTGCTCCGTGGCATGAAAGTTGCTGTTTGTGGCATTGTTGGTTCTGGGAAATCAAGTTTGTTGTCTAGCCTGTTAGGCGAGGTGCCAAAGATCTCTGGAAGTGTTAGGCTCTGTGGCTCAACTGCATATGTTCCACAGTCGCCTTGGATACAGAGTGGAAAAATTCAAGATAACATTTTGTTCGGTAAGGAGATGGATCGTGAGAAGTATGATAAGGTGCTTGAAGCTTGCTCATTGAAGAAAGACTTAGAGATCCTGGCATTTGGAGACCAGACAGTGATAGGAGAGCGGGGCATCAACTTAAGTGGTGGACAGAAGCAAAGGATTCAGATTGCCCGGGCTCTGTACCATGATGCTGATATTTTCTTGTTTGATGATCCTTTCAGTGCTGTGGATGCTCACACAGGAACCCATCTGTTTAAG GAATGCTTGCTTGGTCATCTAGCTTCAAAAACAGTAATATATGTCACCCATCAAGTGGAGTTCTTACCTTCAGCTGATCTTGTTTTG TGCATGAAAGATGGAAGGGTTGTACAAGAAGGCAAGTACTATGACATGCTAAAGTCAGGGACAGAATTTAGGGAGTTGGTTGGTGCCCACAAGGATGCTTTAGCAGCACTTGACTCCATTGAGCTTGACAGTGATGCTCCCGATAACAATGCACAAGTTGGTAACACTGGCACAAAAATTGGTCTGGGATCTCCCAGCCTTGGGATCAACAGCGATACACAAAATGGTAAGGCAGATGAAACATATAGCCAAAAGGGACAACTTGttcaagaagaagagagggagaaaggCCGTGTTGGATTTTGGGTCTACTGGAAATACGTAACAATGGCTTATGGAGGAGCCCTTGTTCCTCTAATTCTGTTGGCACAAGTTTTGTTTCAAGTCCTACAGATTGGAAGCAATTATTGGATGGCTTGGGCAGCTCCTGTCTCAGAAGATGAGCAACCTCCTGTTAGTGGATCAACGCTCATCTATGTTTATGTTGCACTGGCTGTTGGAAGTTCCTTTTGTGTACTTATGAGAGTTATGCTGCTTGTAACAGCTGGATACAAGACAGCAACACTTTTATTTAACAAGCTGCATAACTGCATTTTCCGTGCATCTATGTCGTTCTTTGATTCCACACCAAGTGGCCGTATCCTTAATAGA GCATCAACAGATCAAAATGCCGTTGATACCGATATTCCTACCCGAATTGGTGCAGTTGCATTTAATTTCATTCAACTCGTTGGGATAGTTGCAGTTATGTCGCAAATTGCATGGCAAGTATTCATTGTCTTTATTCCTGTGATTGCAACCTGCCTCTGGTATCAG AACTATTACATAGGTACAGCCCGAGAACTGTCCAGGTTGAATGGTGTTTGCAAAGCTCCAATCATACAACATTTCTCAGAAACCCTGTCTGGATCAACTACTATTAGAAGCTTTGATCAGAATCAAAGATTTATAAACACTAATTTCAACCTATCAGATCAGTTTTCTAGACCAAAGTTTCACACTGCTGCTGCAATGGAATGGCTTTGCTTTCGTTTGGATATGTTGTCGTCACTTATGTTTGCTTTTTCTTTAGTTTTCCTAATCTCCATGCCAAGAGGGGTGATTGATCCTG GTATTTCTGGCCTTGCTGTCACATATGGACTTAATCTTAATATGCTACTAGCCTGGGTCATATGGAATCTCTGTCAACTTGAAAATACGATGATATCTGTTGAGCGAATATTGCAGTACATGGCCATTGACAGTGAACCACCTTTGTCAATAGAATCAAATAAACTTGACTCAAATTGGCCATCCATTGGAGAAATTGAACTTCATAATTTACAG GTTCGCTATAGACAAAACATGCCTTTGGTATTGAGAGGCCTGACTTGTACTTTTCCTGGAGGAATGAAAACTGGGATTGTGGGTAGAACTGGCAGTGGGAAATCTACTTTAATACAAGCGCTCTTCCGCATAATTGATCCAACCGTCGGCCAGATAGTTATTGATGGGATTGACATTTCCACAGTAGGACTTCATGATCTAAGATCAAGATTAAGCATAATCCCACAAGACCCAACGATGTTTGAAGGAACTGTTCGTAGCAACCTAGACCCACTGGAGGAGTACAAAGATGAAGAGATATGGAAG GCCTTGGATAGCTGTCAGCTCGGGGAGGAAGTGAGGAAGAAAGAACTCAAGCTCGACTCGGAAG TGACTGAAAATGGAGAAAATTGGAGCGTGGGGCAACGTCAGCTTGTTTGTTTGGGTAGGGTGATCCTGAAAAAAAGTAAGGTGTTGGTTCTCGATGAAGCAACAGCTTCGGTCGATACTGCTACAGACAGTGTGATCCAGAGAACCCTGAGGCATCAATTTTCAGAATCTACTGTGATCACTATCGCGCATAGGATTACATCTGTTCTTGACAGTGATATGGTTCTACTTCTAGATAATG GAGTCATTGTGGAGCATGACACGCCGGCAAGATTGTTGGAAAACAAGTCGTCTTTATTTGCGAAACTCGTGGCAGAGTATACGATGAGATCTAGTTCAAGTTTTGATGATCTCACAATTTAA
- the LOC121988866 gene encoding ABC transporter C family member 3-like isoform X2 codes for MSIVSFVAMPADAASSILQPVVVHGFFVSIHLLFLVALAFFWIKTATKHAGSAKLITERRKSLFRGLLISTSAAVGVFYLSLCVLTFLWYKDGRRWQRDQAVALSDTALRAVTWLATAAYLTVGLRSPRFPIFLRIWWGLFLFISCSSLAVDFVYLRKRAVLSIPAWAFDIGSAFSALIMTSVAFFGNTREAEGVSDVEEPLLNGVSANAESVTGNISLFANAGFLSSLTFYWIGPLLTVGNRKTLDLADVPQLEARDSINGVFPVFKSNLESCSITGGTSSVATFQLAKALLLTSWQQVAITAIYAIVYTFATYVGPYLIDFLVRYLNGDPLFAGAGYWLVAAFIAGKLLECLSQRHWFFRLQQAGIRTRAALVAMIYQKGLILSSRSKQSRSSGEIINLMSVDADRIGLFSWYMHDLWMVPLQVALALLILYANLGLASVASLVATVLVMLANVPLGKMQEKYQEKVMECKDTRMKATSEILRNMRILKLQGWEMRFLSKIIKLRENEESWLKKFVYTSAMTTFVFWGAPIFVAVITFGFCMLVGIPLSSGKVLSALATFRVLQEPIYNLPDTISMIIQTKVSLDRIASFLRLEELHSDISERLPSGTSEIAVEVVNGTFSWNHSSDSPTLNDLNFKVLRGMKVAVCGIVGSGKSSLLSSLLGEVPKISGSVRLCGSTAYVPQSPWIQSGKIQDNILFGKEMDREKYDKVLEACSLKKDLEILAFGDQTVIGERGINLSGGQKQRIQIARALYHDADIFLFDDPFSAVDAHTGTHLFKECLLGHLASKTVIYVTHQVEFLPSADLVLCMKDGRVVQEGKYYDMLKSGTEFRELVGAHKDALAALDSIELDSDAPDNNAQVGNTGTKIGLGSPSLGINSDTQNGKADETYSQKGQLVQEEEREKGRVGFWVYWKYVTMAYGGALVPLILLAQVLFQVLQIGSNYWMAWAAPVSEDEQPPVSGSTLIYVYVALAVGSSFCVLMRVMLLVTAGYKTATLLFNKLHNCIFRASMSFFDSTPSGRILNRASTDQNAVDTDIPTRIGAVAFNFIQLVGIVAVMSQIAWQVFIVFIPVIATCLWYQNYYIGTARELSRLNGVCKAPIIQHFSETLSGSTTIRSFDQNQRFINTNFNLSDQFSRPKFHTAAAMEWLCFRLDMLSSLMFAFSLVFLISMPRGVIDPVASFSSQVFLALLSHMDLILICY; via the exons ATGTCGATTGTTTCATTTGTTGCCATGCCCGCCGATGCGGCGTCGTCGATTTTGCAGCCCGTCGTCGTCCATGGCTTTTTCgtctccatccatctcctcttccTCGTCGCCTTAGCCTTCTTCTGGATCAAAACTGCCACAAAGCACGCCGGCAGCGCCAAACTAATAACAGAGCGTCGCAAGTCTCTGTTCCGGGGATTGCTGATCTCGACAAGCGCCGCCGTCGGTGTGTTTTATCTTTCTCTTTGCGTGCTCACCTTCTTGTGGTACAAGGACGGACGGCGATGGCAGCGTGATCAGGCAGTCGCTCTCAGCGACACCGCCCTCCGAGCCGTCACTTGGCTCGCCACCGCCGCTTACCTCACCGTCGGTCTCCGCTCTCCCCGATTTCCGATTTTCCTTCGGATCTGGTGGGGATTGTTCCTGTTTATATCGTGTTCCTCCCTCGCCGTCGATTTCGTCTACCTGAGAAAACGAGCTGTTTTGTCCATTCCCGCATGGGCGTTTGATATCGGTTCCGCCTTCTCGGCTCTTATTATGACTTCCGTCGCCTTCTTTGGGAACACCCGTGAGGCGGAAGGGGTGTCTGATGTCGAGGAGCCGCTGTTGAACGGCGTCTCTGCAAATGCAGAGAGTGTCACAGGGAACATCTCTTTGTTCGCTAATGCTGGGTTCCTCAGCTCACTTACCTTCTATTGGATCGGCCCGCTACTCACCGTCGGCAACCGGAAAACCCTCGACCTCGCCGACGTGCCGCAGCTGGAGGCACGCGATAGCATTAACGGTGTCTTTCCGGTCTTCAAAAGCAACCTCGAGTCCTGCTCCATCACCGGCGGCACTTCTTCCGTAGCCACATTCCAGCTGGCCAAGGCGTTGCTTCTCACCTCGTGGCAGCAAGTGGCGATCACGGCCATTTATGCGATCGTGTACACCTTCGCCACCTACGTGGGCCCCTATCTTATCGACTTCCTCGTTCGCTACCTCAACGGCGACCCTCTGTTCGCAGGCGCCGGCTACTGGCTGGTGGCTGCCTTCATCGCGGGGAAGCTCCTGGAGTGCCTCTCGCAGCGCCACTGGTTCTTCCGGTTACAGCAAGCTGGAATCAGAACCCGCGCCGCCCTCGTCGCCATGATCTACCAAAAGGGGCTCATCCTGTCGAGTCGGTCGAAGCAGAGCCGGTCCAGCGGCGAGATCATCAACCTGATGAGCGTCGACGCCGACCGAATCGGTCTCTTCAGCTGGTACATGCACGATCTCTGGATGGTTCCGTTGCAGGTCGCGCTCGCCTTGCTCATATTGTACGCCAATTTAGGCCTCGCTTCTGTCGCCTCTCTGGTGGCCACGGTCCTTGTAATGCTGGCCAATGTGCCTCTCGGGAAGATGCAGGAGAAGTACCAGGAGAAGGTGATGGAGTGCAAGGATACGAGAATGAAGGCGACGTCGGAGATCTTGAGGAACATGAGAATTCTCAAGCTGCAAGGATGGGAGATGAGGTTCTTGTCAAAAATAATCAAGCTGAGGGAGAACGAGGAAAGCTGGTTGAAGAAGTTCGTCTACACGTCGGCCATGACAACCTTTGTCTTCTGGGGCGCGCCGATTTTTGTGGCAGTGATCACTTTTGGATTCTGCATGCTTGTGGGGATTCCCTTATCATCAGGGAAGGTTCTGTCGGCGCTAGCAACTTTTAGAGTGTTGCAAGAGCCCATCTACAACCTGCCTGACACAATATCCATGATCATCCAGACCAAGGTTTCTCTTGATCGAATTGCTTCATTCTTACGCCTCGAAGAGTTGCACTCTGATATTTCAGAGAGGCTTCCAAGTGGCACATCGGAGATTGCAGTGGAAGTGGTAAATGGAACCTTCTCGTGGAATCACTCTTCGGATTCTCCGACCTTGAATGATTTAAACTTCAAGGTGCTCCGTGGCATGAAAGTTGCTGTTTGTGGCATTGTTGGTTCTGGGAAATCAAGTTTGTTGTCTAGCCTGTTAGGCGAGGTGCCAAAGATCTCTGGAAGTGTTAGGCTCTGTGGCTCAACTGCATATGTTCCACAGTCGCCTTGGATACAGAGTGGAAAAATTCAAGATAACATTTTGTTCGGTAAGGAGATGGATCGTGAGAAGTATGATAAGGTGCTTGAAGCTTGCTCATTGAAGAAAGACTTAGAGATCCTGGCATTTGGAGACCAGACAGTGATAGGAGAGCGGGGCATCAACTTAAGTGGTGGACAGAAGCAAAGGATTCAGATTGCCCGGGCTCTGTACCATGATGCTGATATTTTCTTGTTTGATGATCCTTTCAGTGCTGTGGATGCTCACACAGGAACCCATCTGTTTAAG GAATGCTTGCTTGGTCATCTAGCTTCAAAAACAGTAATATATGTCACCCATCAAGTGGAGTTCTTACCTTCAGCTGATCTTGTTTTG TGCATGAAAGATGGAAGGGTTGTACAAGAAGGCAAGTACTATGACATGCTAAAGTCAGGGACAGAATTTAGGGAGTTGGTTGGTGCCCACAAGGATGCTTTAGCAGCACTTGACTCCATTGAGCTTGACAGTGATGCTCCCGATAACAATGCACAAGTTGGTAACACTGGCACAAAAATTGGTCTGGGATCTCCCAGCCTTGGGATCAACAGCGATACACAAAATGGTAAGGCAGATGAAACATATAGCCAAAAGGGACAACTTGttcaagaagaagagagggagaaaggCCGTGTTGGATTTTGGGTCTACTGGAAATACGTAACAATGGCTTATGGAGGAGCCCTTGTTCCTCTAATTCTGTTGGCACAAGTTTTGTTTCAAGTCCTACAGATTGGAAGCAATTATTGGATGGCTTGGGCAGCTCCTGTCTCAGAAGATGAGCAACCTCCTGTTAGTGGATCAACGCTCATCTATGTTTATGTTGCACTGGCTGTTGGAAGTTCCTTTTGTGTACTTATGAGAGTTATGCTGCTTGTAACAGCTGGATACAAGACAGCAACACTTTTATTTAACAAGCTGCATAACTGCATTTTCCGTGCATCTATGTCGTTCTTTGATTCCACACCAAGTGGCCGTATCCTTAATAGA GCATCAACAGATCAAAATGCCGTTGATACCGATATTCCTACCCGAATTGGTGCAGTTGCATTTAATTTCATTCAACTCGTTGGGATAGTTGCAGTTATGTCGCAAATTGCATGGCAAGTATTCATTGTCTTTATTCCTGTGATTGCAACCTGCCTCTGGTATCAG AACTATTACATAGGTACAGCCCGAGAACTGTCCAGGTTGAATGGTGTTTGCAAAGCTCCAATCATACAACATTTCTCAGAAACCCTGTCTGGATCAACTACTATTAGAAGCTTTGATCAGAATCAAAGATTTATAAACACTAATTTCAACCTATCAGATCAGTTTTCTAGACCAAAGTTTCACACTGCTGCTGCAATGGAATGGCTTTGCTTTCGTTTGGATATGTTGTCGTCACTTATGTTTGCTTTTTCTTTAGTTTTCCTAATCTCCATGCCAAGAGGGGTGATTGATCCTG TGGCATCCTTTTCCTCTCAGGTATTTCTGGCCTTGCTGTCACATATGGACTTAATCTTAATATGCTACTAG